Proteins encoded in a region of the Streptococcus sanguinis genome:
- a CDS encoding prephenate dehydrogenase, whose translation MERKTVYIAGLGLIGASLALGIKRDHPEYEVLGYNRGEESRRVSLERGMVDRVTDDFVAFAPLADVIILAVPIKQTIAFIKDLAELDLKENVIISDAGSTKAEIVAAAEKYLQNKPVRFVGAHPMAGSHKTGAKAAHVTLFENAYYIFTPSSLTKPGTLEEMKDLLSGLHARFIQVNAAEHDRVTSQISHFPHILASSLMEQAAAYSQEHELTQSFAAGGFRDMTRIAESEPGMWTSILLTNPEAILERLEDFKNQLDKVAAAIEAKDETAIWEFFDRGRQSRKQMEIHKRAGVDSFYDLFIEVPDEEDAILGILELLRGISVVNIRINEENREDINGVLQITFKSRQDLEKSATIVRENTDYLVSED comes from the coding sequence ATGGAGAGAAAAACGGTCTATATCGCAGGTCTGGGACTGATTGGAGCTTCTTTGGCTCTGGGCATCAAGCGTGATCACCCTGAGTATGAAGTTCTCGGCTACAACCGCGGTGAGGAATCGCGTAGAGTTTCATTAGAGCGTGGAATGGTTGACCGAGTGACGGATGATTTTGTGGCCTTTGCTCCATTGGCTGACGTGATTATTCTGGCTGTGCCTATCAAGCAGACCATAGCATTTATCAAGGATCTAGCGGAGCTGGACCTGAAGGAAAATGTTATCATCTCTGATGCTGGATCGACCAAGGCTGAGATTGTGGCAGCAGCAGAAAAGTATCTGCAGAATAAGCCCGTCCGCTTTGTTGGTGCTCATCCCATGGCCGGAAGTCACAAGACCGGAGCCAAGGCCGCCCATGTTACTCTCTTTGAAAACGCCTATTATATCTTCACCCCCTCTAGCCTGACCAAGCCTGGTACGCTTGAGGAAATGAAAGACTTGCTGAGTGGTCTTCATGCCCGCTTTATCCAGGTGAACGCAGCCGAGCACGACCGAGTGACTAGTCAAATCAGTCATTTTCCGCATATCCTAGCCTCCAGCCTTATGGAGCAAGCGGCAGCTTATAGCCAAGAGCATGAGCTGACCCAGTCTTTTGCAGCTGGTGGTTTTCGAGATATGACACGGATTGCGGAGAGTGAGCCAGGTATGTGGACCTCTATCCTCTTGACAAATCCCGAAGCCATTTTGGAGCGGCTGGAAGACTTTAAAAACCAGTTAGACAAGGTAGCTGCGGCGATTGAGGCTAAGGATGAGACAGCTATCTGGGAATTTTTCGACCGAGGACGGCAAAGCCGCAAGCAGATGGAAATTCATAAACGTGCTGGTGTAGATAGCTTTTATGACCTCTTTATTGAAGTGCCTGACGAAGAAGATGCGATATTGGGTATTTTGGAACTCCTGCGCGGAATTTCTGTCGTCAACATCCGGATTAACGAGGAAAACCGCGAAGATATCAACGGTGTTCTGCAAATCACCTTTAAAAGTCGCCAAGATTTGGAAAAATCTGCTACAATAGTAAGAGAAAATACGGATTACCTAGTGTCCGAAGACTAA
- a CDS encoding YlbF/YmcA family competence regulator encodes MSNIYDLANELSRNLRDLPEYKAVAESKKAVDADSEAKAIFADYLAFQQELQQLAQTGQVPTQEVQDKMTSFGEKIQGNAALSEFFNKQQQLSIYLADIERIIFDPVQDLLK; translated from the coding sequence ATGTCAAATATTTATGATTTAGCCAATGAACTGAGCAGAAATCTGCGTGATTTACCTGAGTACAAGGCCGTCGCAGAAAGTAAGAAAGCAGTGGATGCTGATAGCGAAGCGAAGGCTATTTTTGCGGATTATCTGGCTTTCCAGCAGGAGTTGCAACAGCTGGCTCAGACTGGTCAGGTACCGACCCAGGAGGTGCAGGACAAGATGACTTCCTTTGGTGAGAAGATTCAGGGCAATGCTGCTCTTTCTGAATTCTTCAATAAGCAGCAGCAACTGTCCATCTATCTGGCGGACATTGAGCGTATTATCTTTGATCCGGTACAAGATTTGCTTAAGTAA
- the aroA gene encoding 3-phosphoshikimate 1-carboxyvinyltransferase — translation MKLSTNVKGLKGHIRVPGDKSISHRSIIFGSLAKGVTTVRDILRGEDVLSTMQVFRDLGVQIEDDGNLVKIHGAGFEGLQAPKNKLDMGNSGTSIRLISGVLAGQDFEAEMFGDDSLSKRPMDRVTIPLRQMGVEIAGRTERDLPPLKMKGSRELQPINYQLPVASAQVKSALIFAALQAQGESIIIEKEITRNHTEDMIAQFGGQIEVEGKEIRIQGGQEFTAQEVTVPGDISSAAFWLVAGLIVPDSKIVLENVGINETRTGILEVIEAMGGRMKLSDVDPVAKSATITVETSELKGTEIGGEIIPRLIDELPIIALLATQAQGRTVIRDAEELKVKETDRIQVVADALNSMGAAITPTEDGMIIEGKTPLHGAQVNTFGDHRIGMMTAIAALLAKSGQVELERSEAIKTSYPSFFSDLEGLMHG, via the coding sequence ATGAAATTATCAACCAATGTAAAAGGCCTGAAGGGTCATATCCGCGTACCTGGAGATAAATCTATCAGCCACCGTTCCATTATTTTTGGTAGTTTGGCCAAGGGGGTCACTACTGTTCGTGACATTCTGCGAGGAGAAGATGTGCTGTCTACCATGCAGGTTTTTCGTGACTTAGGCGTGCAGATTGAGGACGATGGAAATCTAGTCAAGATTCATGGCGCAGGATTTGAAGGTCTGCAAGCACCGAAAAATAAGCTGGATATGGGTAATTCTGGAACGTCTATCCGTTTGATTTCTGGTGTTTTGGCTGGTCAGGATTTTGAGGCAGAAATGTTCGGTGACGACAGTCTATCCAAGCGACCTATGGATCGGGTGACCATTCCTCTGCGGCAGATGGGAGTCGAGATTGCTGGTCGGACTGAGCGTGATTTACCACCGCTCAAGATGAAGGGTAGCAGGGAACTGCAGCCTATCAATTACCAGCTGCCAGTGGCTTCTGCTCAGGTTAAGTCGGCCTTGATTTTTGCTGCCTTGCAGGCTCAGGGAGAGTCGATTATTATTGAAAAGGAAATCACTCGTAATCATACAGAAGATATGATTGCCCAGTTTGGCGGGCAGATTGAGGTTGAGGGCAAGGAAATTCGCATTCAAGGTGGTCAGGAATTCACTGCTCAGGAAGTAACGGTTCCGGGAGACATTTCCAGCGCGGCCTTCTGGCTGGTGGCTGGATTGATTGTGCCGGACTCTAAGATTGTTTTAGAGAATGTCGGCATCAATGAAACTCGTACAGGAATTCTAGAAGTGATAGAGGCCATGGGCGGACGGATGAAGCTGTCGGATGTTGATCCAGTAGCCAAGTCTGCAACCATCACCGTTGAGACTTCTGAGCTTAAGGGAACGGAGATTGGCGGCGAGATTATCCCACGCTTGATTGATGAGTTGCCGATTATTGCGCTTCTTGCGACTCAGGCTCAGGGACGGACTGTTATTCGTGATGCAGAGGAGCTCAAAGTCAAGGAAACCGACCGTATCCAGGTTGTAGCAGACGCTCTCAATAGCATGGGCGCAGCTATTACCCCGACGGAAGACGGCATGATTATCGAAGGGAAAACACCTCTTCATGGTGCCCAAGTCAATACCTTTGGTGACCATCGCATCGGGATGATGACGGCAATTGCTGCTTTGTTGGCCAAAAGCGGTCAGGTAGAACTTGAGCGGTCTGAAGCCATTAAGACCAGCTATCCAAGCTTCTTCAGCGACTTGGAGGGCTTGATGCATGGCTAA
- a CDS encoding shikimate kinase has translation MAKILLGFMGAGKSTVARGLAQDFVDMDELLCQRLGMSIKDYFDQHGEAAFRAAEAQLLAELIDTDLVVSTGGGVVVSPENRKLLTQNADNIYLKADFETLYQRIRQDAEQERPLFLNQSKSDLQQIFEQRQAWYEEVATQIVDTRLKSPQEIIEEIQ, from the coding sequence ATGGCTAAGATATTGCTGGGCTTTATGGGAGCCGGAAAATCCACAGTGGCTAGAGGCTTAGCCCAAGACTTTGTCGATATGGATGAACTGCTCTGCCAGCGGCTAGGCATGTCAATCAAGGACTATTTTGATCAGCATGGTGAAGCGGCCTTCCGGGCTGCTGAAGCCCAGCTCTTGGCTGAGTTGATTGATACGGACTTGGTGGTTTCAACTGGCGGCGGTGTAGTCGTCAGCCCTGAAAATCGCAAATTACTGACTCAGAATGCTGATAATATCTACCTGAAAGCAGATTTTGAAACGCTCTATCAGCGAATCCGGCAGGATGCAGAGCAGGAGAGACCCTTGTTCTTAAACCAGAGCAAATCAGACTTGCAGCAGATTTTTGAGCAGCGTCAGGCCTGGTATGAGGAAGTGGCGACCCAGATTGTTGATACGAGGCTCAAAAGCCCGCAGGAAATTATTGAGGAAATTCAATGA